Genomic segment of Candidatus Bathyarchaeia archaeon:
CGCCTTTGCGCCGTTCGTCGGGAATTCTGAATATTTGCAAGTGTCCAACGATCCTCTCGTCCAATCGGGCGATCAGAATGATCCTGTTTGTAAGGTCGGAGGTCCAGCGCTCGATCTTGGCGCGGTCGTAGGGAGGCAAGCCCCACTTGATGGCCTCAGGTGACATGCTGGCATACATGGACACAAGTCCTTCTTTGTCCTCAGGTCGGTATGTCGCGAGCCTAACCCCTCTTCCGTTCTTCAGCGTCACCGGGGTGTCTGAGATAGGTACTCTTGACAATTCTGGTTAGGTTTTCTGCGACATCATGACGATTGTCTGTTTTGGACAGAGAGGTCAGTAGTTCGCGTGCGCTTCGGCCCTCATTGGCTG
This window contains:
- a CDS encoding GNAT family N-acetyltransferase, yielding MSRVPISDTPVTLKNGRGVRLATYRPEDKEGLVSMYASMSPEAIKWGLPPYDRAKIERWTSDLTNRIILIARLDERIVGHLQIFRIPDERRKGVTELFIYIQQDFQNLGLGTMMMKKAIELAKERGFHRIGLTVVAENHRAIKVYEKVGFKKEGIARETFFGDDHRYHDEVEMGLLLR